The following is a genomic window from Mya arenaria isolate MELC-2E11 chromosome 4, ASM2691426v1.
CaaatcagtttgtttttaaattaacagtCATGTTTATGGAAAATAACTAATTGTAACAAGTACACACACTTATCCAGTACATTCACATAAAACAACAGGAATGAAAAAAGACCACCTTGAATGAAAAGGAAACACATGTTCTAAGGACGCATATACAGTGTATGCTATAATGTCCCTCGAGCCCATAATATCCTTTGGGGCGAACCAATCATTAGCCTCTAAGCATATGATAATTAATGCATGTATGGGGTTATCACCTTGGAACGGGCACACTATgaatttaaactagtttatgagTACTCAACCTTCAACTTGTCCCAACatcaatataaaaagtaaatacacgATTAAACAGCCATCAACGAAGATATCATGAGCAACAGCCACATTAAACAGAGATACATTAATATTCAACCATCAAATATACGCTCTACATTAGGATCTGAAGTTGACGATAGAAGGCCATCTTCTCGCGACCATCAGAGGCATACTTAATAAAAGTGAGAGTATAACTTTAATTTATCCGGTATTCACATGGGATGCTAATATTGTTACACTAAAACAATGCTGGCATCCCATATGAATATCACATAAATTTAACTTTTCTACTGGCtttcatatttcaattatgTAAGTTATTCGCAGCGTAACACGATTTTGCACGTGCAATTTACCTTGGTTTCCGCTTAGACCAAGACctaaataatatacaaaactGGTTAGTAGATACGTACTattgtcctttccgataactCGATTATCTTTCCCTGAATACTCTTCAAGTGGGCATGCGCAAAAAGCGGAAATTTACTTCCGGGGACTACACAAACCAGGAAGTAAACAGCAACAAGTGAAAATGGAAAGTAAAGATTCAAAACTAATAAAGAAAACGGGCAGGAAAACCCCTAAGTACTGTTGTATTTGTAAAGGAATTTACAGAGGAAAGGTTATTGATGGGAGAAAAGTGTCATTGCACCGTTTTCCTCAGAACAAACGTTTAAAACGTGTGTGGGTGCAGCGATGTAAAACGGTCATGAGATCGTTCCAGTGGAATGAACACAGACGATTGTGTAGTGAGCATTTTGTTGGCTTCAGAGGACCTTCATTCCAGCATACACTTCCATCTATGTTTCCAACTGAGACTGGTGCTACCAAAACCTTCCAGCcaacggtattttttatttcttatattagttTAAGTTCTTCCTTACATGCACctcaaaatgaattatgttatatcaacggtgcttaaaaacaatgtcacagcacttatttgtaaattttgtaatttaagaaatgattaaagaattgttttcaaatacagccTGGAAAAATGTGTACCATATAGCCTGGCAGATTTTGtactaaaacatttatcttatacagtttcatttgcaatttcagCTCCTTGATGAAGAcgtaggtgatgatgatgatggtgatacggtCAATGACGATTTAGACCTAGAACTGTCAAATGATGATAGTATACAGCCACAACTGTCATTTGTATCCCCTTCCGGGCATGCCATTGATACCTCTGTCCACCTGCATGATTACTGCATGGGACCAGTACTACAGCCACAGAATCAGTCCTTTaggtattgttcaatatatatatatatattgcttcttGTGCTATGAAATCAATCTGATAAGTTAATTACTTCTGatcatttttcttcattctttaacaaaaataggaaaatttaagtgtttgtaaatgtttaaggccaaaaaaacaaacatttggttagggttaccaGACTGTACATGTAAGATGTGGTAAATGGGTACATGatcaatttgtatatgtttcagatGTTGTGACACACAGACTGAGAACAACTGTGCAGTGATGGAAGTACAAACTGAAGAAAGTTTCCTGGGAAAAACAGCAGACTTCAGTTCACAAACAGAACATTCTACTAGAGACTTTGGTGTACAATGTCAGCTACCTATGCTCACATATGATGACGTAAAATACAATGACGATTTGGTCAGTTTTTACACCGGAATCCCTAATCGAGTTGTGTTTGAAGCtttgtttgatgaaatcaaGGATGAAGCTGAAGTGCGGACATCAAGGCGGAAACTTAACTATAAAGATTCAGATGGAGGACGGCCAAGAACTCTAAGTGTTCTGGATGAATTTTTCATGGTGCTGATGCGCCTACGTCTAGGTCTGTTATTTGAAGATCTAGGTACTAGGTTTTGCATATCCACTTCACAATGTAGTGACATTGTTGAAAGATGGATcaactatttacatgtacaattatcctTTCTTGTTCAATGGCCATCTCGTGAGGTAGTgaaaaataacatgcctgaacaatttaaagagaaatattctAACACTAGAATTATTATCGACTGCACTGAAATTTACAGTGAAACATCCAGTTctctttctttgaaaagtttaatgtaCAGTGATTACAAGTCTCACATGACTCATAAGATTTTGGTGGGTATAAGCCCAAATGGTGTTGTAACTTTTGTTTCTGACTGTTGGGTGGGCTGTACCAGTGACAAGAAACTCACAGAAAAATGTGGACTCTTGGACTTGCTTGAAGAAGGAGACGCCATAATGGTTGATAAGGGTTTCACTATTACAGACCTTACTACTCCAAGAGGCATTCATCTCATTATTCCACCATTTAAacagaaaggaaaacaattctCTAAACGTGAGGTTCTCCTTACAAAAGATATTGCAAGTTTACGAATACATGTTGAAAGGCAAATGGAGAGAATCAAGAACTTTCGAATATTGCATGGCAATATTCCTATAACACAGTCAAGGAGAATTTCtaaagtgttcaaaatatgcacatatttgacaAATCTATGGCCACCACTTGTTCAATAATAACTCATGTGTCAATGAAAGCGTTTGTATATATCAAGCATTAGATTTAGGGATAAAAACTTGTATACTTCTAACTAGaacaatgaaattacaattttgttttaaaatcattttttcgagcaagttatatgataacatatgagattacacatttgattcaggtttgacaaaaatggataaGGAAATATGCTCATGTGAATGGATTTCaagatttgatttgaaacatgtatgcattaactgatcaatttattgatataattttttgtttgtgaaacatctgctttgtattttgtggttttattatttgtaacatttctaagAATAAAAGTCAAAGATCACTTATTAAGTTTGGCTctgaaatgagttttttttttatttgccatgTGTAATTGATCTACCACGTACTTCAAATCATTAGTATTGAATTGCTTAAAGGATTTTTCAGTATGAACCATTTTCATATCAGTTTCATAATTGAACTAAGTGGAAATAAGAATAGGCAAGAGTGCCATAGATCAAACTGAAATGCCCgacaaatgttaactttaagatacattagattaaaaaaactagCCCCATGCTAAATATGTCccaatgtttaaagggactgtacaccagattggcaccaataaagtttttttctgtaacaaatctcaggacaaattatttaataaaatgttttactcttctgatatgataatggtaaagaaataccaaaatgtaaaagaaaattgagcTATGGATTGAACTAGTGTCACCAAAATAgctgtccagtgttgtatccactttgctacgaaggcttatccGAAACCATATGAATGCTTAAGCTAATATACCTTACTTGGTTATATCCCATGATATCATCAACTagcaaatcacgcataagaatgaattctactaggtatacatacccagtaaaaaaaaattaatggagaaatatggaaaaaataatgcgaaaataaattaattgtatactacggtatgtggtacttcagttagttagtttcaatgcattgtacacattgataccaagtttatgtcagtttttgacaagtttcttttttttttcgatatttcatcacacggtgtatagcccctttaagtttTGCACCCTgcaaacataagaaagtaacactcatttgttgtttttaattagcaaGTCAGAAAAGGAGAACAACTCGACAGTCTTGAGTTATGGGCCGTGCAGTAGCTACATGCAAACcaatattcaattgaacatCTTCAATTGTTTTAGAGTAAAACTCAGCTACTTCTTTAAACAATGGCAATATAAACGCTATCACTATCCTGcacacaaaatgcaataataacacaCTTGAAAGGTTAAACATATGTCCATTTATTAAGCTCAGAAATACATCCCTGAAAACTAGATAAATGGAAAGGAAAAGTAGAAAaggtcaaacataaaacaaggaaataattaaagtagatTTACAGCATCGCATAATCacaatatgttgacaaaagtacacatactttcaaaatactgcccaaaatttagatttacaacttttttattcatggtttcaaattatagtaacaatacagtcattttggagtttcattttgaatatagttatgaaaataactgaaagcaaacaagatattcacataaattgccattattgatcattcaaatgtacatgtataaacaacacataactaGACGATGTACAAATCAATTGAACAGACTCATTCCCCTTTTAACACGTTGTGCGTACAGTTCAGGAATGTATGATTCAAGGCAAAATCTGTCAAGTTgacacaacattttcagccaaaatgatTCACAAAATGCAATTCTCTGTATAGAAAGACCTACACATGTCCAAACTACAAAATCACACCATTTCCTCCCGGTGATTCCCATCTGCCCTTGGACCTGGtagtaatatttgtgtgtttcctTGAGTAACACCTTGCCATTCtctaactgacaaaaaaaatcattgtcttcACAGCATTCCTCAGGCGTTTGCATCCTCCATTTCTTAGAGGCAGGACACTTAATCTCAACCAGACCAACACTTTCTGTACAATGTGAACAGAACACAAGCCCATCTGGACTGGCACCAAGGTAGGGTCTGTCGGCacatacaactagaccactgtcTTTAACTGCTAGTCCTTTGTGGTCAGTTTGCATTGCTTTCGCATACATTCTCTTTGCAGCCTTCTCATGTTTAATTCCATATTCTGTGTACTTGCTTGTGAAATTGGAATACAACATCTGCCGCAGGAGTCCGTCAGGTTCAGTTGATTCTTTCCTACGACAGATGCTGCCAAAGTTTGAAGCTGTTAGGCGTTCTTTTCTGGCCTCTTGCCATTTCCCACTTTTTTGGCCCCTTGTTAAGATTTCAGTTAATTGAATTTCTTCAGCGCTTTGCTTCAAAGAGTCAAAATGATCCAAAAACACTGTCTTACTAGAACTGTCCCTCAAGTTTACACTATCATGGTAGTTGAATGGCACAGAATGTAACACAGGGAGatctggttcattttcagttgtttcaatttcaaagttttttaaccAGCCTACATTCAACTTCGAACCAACCAGTTTCTGCCTAAATCTGTCAATGTTAACAGTGCATCCATTGATAGAGTTCAGTTCATggtttttgtttacagaaacttTACGTACTGACACGTTGTACAGTTTCTTCTTTGAGAACATAAGATCTTCAGATTTCCTAGGCGACAGCTTACGTTTCCGTGGTGCAGACAGCATGCTGAAGTTGTTCCAGGCACAGGGTTTGGATGTTGGAGCAAGGGTTTTTTTACGCGTCAGGTCTTCAAGTCCATACAGCAGGGCACCAATATGGTTGCAGCATTCACCTTCactagatgaaaataaaaaaattcatttacatgtgtgcctttttacttgttatacttacatgtatattccaaaacattaaagtttgaaaatggagGTGAATACACAGTATTTTACACTTAGTATTTCCTGGTAGGCCatgaacatacaaaacacaaacagtgcCATAAGTAAACACCAACACGGTGAAGGGAGTTCATTGAATCAATACATAAGCTCGCCTGTTctttcattcagaaaaaaatagcaaaactcaGCTAACcatgaaagccaaaattatgacagttataacatgtgcttttttgtctcttgtaacaagtgtaccaagtttgataagaaGATATGAAATAGTTTGAAGAATGCCCcaagtttaagtatttgataatacTGACAAAATAGCCTAGCGTGTGTGGGTTTGACACCTTTCATCAATGCAGATCAGAGACTTTGATTTATCACAAATTAATTCAACTTACCCAGCTGGACAGTTGCAGAACGCGGAGTGTATGCAGCCAGTCACTTTCGACAGAAGGATCCAGGGTTGGTACTCTGGTGACTTTCTTTTGTCTGCAGTTGGAAATGATGGCAGCACGGAAGCTTGAACATAACAGTGGCTGCACTCTTCGCTTATGAGATGGACCtgaagaataaattataaataatattttaatttaaatgacaataaataaacaacatacatcatagaacatatgaaaattgtacaaaatacattattttttttaaaattaagataagtaTATAGTCAGTGTGGTTCGACACATACATGTGCTTGCATCCACCACACCCCCCTTAATTGTGGCTAGCCCCgcctacataaaaatgttgagtaCATTTTTcacaccaaattatttttatgtccaaGTCAAAATAGTCCCCTTGAGCTAATTATATAACTAGATGAAGTAAACATGGCAGAAAAAACAGCCTCAGACTTATTATAAACTCACTATTTGACATACCTCAACTTTCTGTACATGTCCGTCCACATAATAAGTCCTCGCCTTCAATTGACGTTTCGAGTCTCTTTTCAGTACAATGTAGTTGTATATATCCTTTTCCTCTACAGCAGGAAACAGATCAATAGTGGACTTCCATGCCTTCAGTGTTGATGGCGGTGGAAGACCCTCGCCACATGGGAGGATAAAGCGTTCGGTTGCTCTTCTCTCTCTTTCTTCCCGATCTCTCTCCTCCAGCACGCGTTTGTCAGTTATAGAAAGTCTATATGCGCCTTTTATCCTCTCAATCAATTCGCATTTAAGACCTGATACATTCAATTTCCGGTTCGCAAGGTATCTTTTCAAATCGACGACCTTAAATGGTGTCAACTCATTGTTATTCATACACGCCCCAGTGATCTCATTGTCTACGTCGGCCATCTTGCAAAATGTATTCCCCGGAAGTAGGAAATGGAGTAGCCTCCCTTAGAAATCAGGGGAAGTAACCAagttatcggaaaggacaatagcaatatatctataataaacACATGGTAAATTTCACGGCGatgcaatttaaaacaaagcaaTGACAGGACTTATAAGTAGTGTGTAGTCCATAAGGTAATGTTCTATtcggatttttttattgtgtaagAGCTGGTCCAACTTCGATGTCCATGACAATTGTTTCTTAAACAGTTAATAGGAATTTGGCGGAAACAAACATTGCTTGGTAAAATTTCAAGACATTCGTGGATTTTGGGCACACGAAACAGATGAAAATCGGTTATACTTTCTAAGTATACACTTATGAAACAGCGTAAGTactacatacaaaaacactttgTTCTAAAATAGGGTCCAACCGGGTAATtcgaacaaaaaaatattttatctcgAAAGACTTTTGATTTGTATTCAAAAATTAGAGTACAAGGTCAGATTGTGTGATATTGATGGTATTTGTAATTGtggtttttgtattattttaaatattgtattaaatctCATATAACTCTAATCTGAGTGGCAATGTACTCGTGGATATGTACTGTATCATATAGTGTATGTTATAGTGATATAAACTTTACATTCGATGTACATGTGATTTGATGAAAcgtaaataaactataaaatattcaCTGCCCAAGTGTGTCGTACTTAGGTCTCGTTATTggaagtattgttatcctttgtatagaatgttggtattccgaagtcggtccctgttcctttttttcgacataatttgtatgtttctgtgatattttcttttcgatacaaagttttaactaatcatcgcgAGGcacaaacacttttttaaaaacaacatgatttttggtatttattgttcaaatactattaatgttaactaaaaaccatatgccgcgtacctgtataactttatattttttaggaaAAGCAAATCAGGGTAcctacttattgacctcaaaatgtactctgatcagagcgtccgaatgattcagacatgtatgttatcactacttccggatgctgatgatgtgaatttcatagtgttttattgaggaaataaaGCCGACATTGAATGATttccaccatcaaacggatttattttcatcttaccgtgggtagcatttttaatttgacacgtaaattttcaagcaatacaagttcgtttgaaaaaataatgtaatttcaatttcgcaaaatggagataaaaaatatcaaatatgcgcatacttatttataaagtttcattctaaatgaggCCAAATGTATggatatgtgcacagcatctgtgaataagatgattgtttacctatgtgcatagaaaagtcttggagccactctcagtgtaagtacataattactttatacattttgttcaatgatatGGTGATAAGCCATCGcctttgataaaacaatcttgcatgctcaattttgatttcctctcttataatgcaccagtcaattgttaacACAGCCCCctcggggatataccggggaaaagggctgtgtttttacctttcaggtgtcctcgtagctattatataaaagaacttcagcgaacacagtATATATTACCTTcttggacgtgttgtaaacatcaaaaaaaaaatatcaacattaaagttatggaagccagaactaaagtcctcgcagtgccgggtgattgcggtggttttgtcttccctcaaaatatatcagggaattgctcttaccttagatcccctGGGTGCTGGGAcgttattcacgggattttaccaccagttcgttctcccagggcagggattttaccggggattggctggacagaaagtcaaagtacctgctattcccttgggggggggggggggtggcgtggttacaattgactggtgcatactttacaagtttttttatctgaagacgctttttgctcactttttgttttctagccaaaaatgaaaatcaaaaatcagtcagagatacagtatggtgatgcattgttgttgatagatcaatataaatttgtgaaatatttgagggaaaggtatttagttaaataatttacaagtgtaacttttgagctttattttacaatgcagtgccgaatattgtggagatagaactgaatttgtattaattaatcagttgacttgtggcgttaagggaacaaaattaaaatcaaaatattcaataaagttcccttatcacccaatgttgtggaatagtgaagtaatgaagatttaacctcacaacagtctttctcaaatgctgttcAGGCTTTtgtatgcttaagaataacttacctcgcaatgtcagaccagaaatcatcttggcatgagattggatcactatggatcattatgcagtcaattgtaaatacGCCTCttacatccgggggtataccgggaatagccggcgaaatgggccatgtttttacctttcaggtggcacCGCAGTccggtcttcccggaaaatacagtgtggatggggcttaacctaatgtcccttgggtgcggcggcatttggtggggactttaccatcagattatctccatagggcggggattttagctgggcttggctggaccgaaagtgaaagtccccgctattccgggaccggggggggggcatggttacaattgactgatgcattagcttgtgtattcagataaagttaagaatatatataattatttatataagttatactttgcaatctaaatcaaagatttgaaaaaggtatcctttatcaataaatgcaagtatacataaatgactaagtgagctttcaagattacctttccaatcgcatacacaatgcagtttgaaacctggataattaaaacaaatcttggttgtagaccataactattaaatatttgataagtcacagacattataaggtacagtttgaaggggctgtactcagttaatgatgaaaaagcaaaaaattaaagaaaattgtagaaaattgacataaacttggtatcgatgtgtacaattaatgcatttaaacttactaactgatgatccccatagtttacaaatgatttattaatagcagttatttcgtgttttcccattaaaaaagattactaggtagattaccgagtagaattcattccttatgacacttcactgcaatttttttttttcattttggtattttatttacaataacgatatccaagagtaaaatattttattaaaaaaatgtccttAGATTCGCtacaggaaaaaaaaacttttttggtgccaatctggtgtacagtccctttcataaacaacaagtgaagccaatgctgtattaatttgagacaaacaaaaagaaagaagacagcacaaagttcaaaaagtgtgactattgtgagaataccttacataatttataaatttgcatgcgattcagacaattttaatgctagaaatcacaaaaaaaatcattcccttgaattattcctgtcatagtttaaagcttcacagatttaccgtttttacaactttttacttttgtcttggaaagagcaaatttttgcattaacatcttcaaacaatgatatcagattgctgacaaacaatcagctcgtagtttgtcatatttcctttcgaaaattaatgttttatggcttaaaccgttactaacagtttaagaataatgcttaaaacatcattttttaaactttaatataaaaatctgccatctaaattttggtcagcagtcttatataactggtttccatggattttcgcaaaaattggctcgttccaagacaaaaaaaaaagttgtcaaaacgtccaatgtgtgggagtgcagctttaaactcataataaaatttcaatgcactgcatttgacataattttgaacagatgaaaaaatgttatttttaaaaagcacaatatatcctttatgtgaccttacattataatgaatttattcatatcataattaagtgacttttcttgcacttaaatgtgaacaagtcaaagcttgggattgaacactaaatgaaacaagaatgaaattaaatgaatcacaaaatatcatcaaaattatacacacaaatgttctttgatatacaaaaaaatgaaactttttagactttcaaaaatttaacatttactaaatacggttatataaaatgatgaatacatttgtaggatttgatatcctgctagatgtaactcggcttcgttcatttttctaaactttctctcagtgatgaggaatacattttattcattgcagttgttttctaagtttatgaaaataagaacaattgaaacaattcattaactactgttgatcagtgcagattgtgggaggtcatggttgatttcaatgaaccaccaataagccctgccaaaattggatactgattggtcagtcaggtgcttttggtaggcattaTTAGCATGACTGttcattttaaccatcatttatgaatgtttacaaaatcattgaatattgaaataacaagcaaaatgtcagtttgaatgatgaaagccatgaaatatgtgaagtattccaAAAGACACCagtttttcagcttgtgtaaataatgagaaaattgttaagtaaaattatttattgtttatcaggaaaatgttgaaatctcatgtttaggcctatagtaatcatacttgattgctatgttattggcacttattgcaatatgttttattcattgcaatatttatgtaaagcattaattattatgttgacttaagtttgaagataagaactaatggtataggtaatgtgagaatgatctcgtaagtctttaaaaccacttttgctattgtgagtttttttttgctccagtcttgttcagtttagcttttgaagattttcaaagtaactgcaaaacaagtccagctgtcttgaaagactatgtcaaaccctgaccagatataatttcttgtcttttcaaattaccaacttgggaatggttttatcataacataggatattggttttaaaaaacataatagtGTTTtcgtatgtggaatgaaatatcataagtggcactaaattgaacataatttatagttctcattgatattacacatagccccaagtacatgttgatctaagatttaaggcttggatggagtcagggcaagaaaaatgcatgttaataatacattgtactttccaacgcaagaactgtttgtttattcaagtaaataaagcaatccccacaccaaggaactgcagtattgcttaaccagcttaattgacattatgagttggagttcaaattgctgcaattaaaggcacatctagtttacagaattattcaaactctgatttagcacccttaatatagttatatgaactactttgcgaaatgaaagcttttttagatttacaaggacgggtgacaagtatttgccaaatg
Proteins encoded in this region:
- the LOC128229700 gene encoding uncharacterized protein LOC128229700 → MESKDSKLIKKTGRKTPKYCCICKGIYRGKVIDGRKVSLHRFPQNKRLKRVWVQRCKTVMRSFQWNEHRRLCSEHFVGFRGPSFQHTLPSMFPTETGATKTFQPTLLDEDVGDDDDGDTVNDDLDLELSNDDSIQPQLSFVSPSGHAIDTSVHLHDYCMGPVLQPQNQSFRCCDTQTENNCAVMEVQTEESFLGKTADFSSQTEHSTRDFGVQCQLPMLTYDDVKYNDDLVSFYTGIPNRVVFEALFDEIKDEAEVRTSRRKLNYKDSDGGRPRTLSVLDEFFMVLMRLRLGLLFEDLGTRFCISTSQCSDIVERWINYLHVQLSFLVQWPSREVVKNNMPEQFKEKYSNTRIIIDCTEIYSETSSSLSLKSLMYSDYKSHMTHKILVGISPNGVVTFVSDCWVGCTSDKKLTEKCGLLDLLEEGDAIMVDKGFTITDLTTPRGIHLIIPPFKQKGKQFSKREVLLTKDIASLRIHVERQMERIKNFRILHGNIPITQSRRISKVFKICTYLTNLWPPLVQ
- the LOC128230883 gene encoding uncharacterized protein LOC128230883, encoding MADVDNEITGACMNNNELTPFKVVDLKRYLANRKLNVSGLKCELIERIKGAYRLSITDKRVLEERDREERERRATERFILPCGEGLPPPSTLKAWKSTIDLFPAVEEKDIYNYIVLKRDSKRQLKARTYYVDGHVQKVEVHLISEECSHCYVQASVLPSFPTADKRKSPEYQPWILLSKVTGCIHSAFCNCPAGEGECCNHIGALLYGLEDLTRKKTLAPTSKPCAWNNFSMLSAPRKRKLSPRKSEDLMFSKKKLYNVSVRKVSVNKNHELNSINGCTVNIDRFRQKLVGSKLNVGWLKNFEIETTENEPDLPVLHSVPFNYHDSVNLRDSSSKTVFLDHFDSLKQSAEEIQLTEILTRGQKSGKWQEARKERLTASNFGSICRRKESTEPDGLLRQMLYSNFTSKYTEYGIKHEKAAKRMYAKAMQTDHKGLAVKDSGLVVCADRPYLGASPDGLVFCSHCTESVGLVEIKCPASKKWRMQTPEECCEDNDFFCQLENGKVLLKETHKYYYQVQGQMGITGRKWCDFVVWTCVGLSIQRIAFCESFWLKMLCQLDRFCLESYIPELYAQRVKRGMSLFN